One window from the genome of Bufo bufo chromosome 4, aBufBuf1.1, whole genome shotgun sequence encodes:
- the LOC120999880 gene encoding histone H4 encodes MSGRGKGGKGLGKGGAKRHRKVLRDNIQGITKPAIRRLARRGGVKRISGLIYEETRGVLKVFLENVIRDAVTYTEHAKRKTVTAMDVVYALKRQGRTLYGFGG; translated from the coding sequence atgtctggtcgcggtaaaggagggaaagggctcgggaaaggcggcgccaagcggcacaggaaggtgctccgtgataacatccagggcatcaccaagcctgccatccgccgcctagctcgcaggggaggcgtcaagcgcatctccggcctcatctatgaggagactcgcggggtgctgaaagtcttcctggagaacgtcatccgggacgccgtcacctacaccgagcacgccaagaggaagaccgtcaccgccatggacgtggtctacgcgctcaagcgccagggccgcactctctacggcttcgggggttaa
- the LOC120999878 gene encoding histone H2B 1.1, with product MPEPAKSAPAPKKGSKKAVTKVQKKDGKKRRKSRKESYAIYVYKVLKQVHPDTGISSKAMGIMNSFVNDIFERIAGEASRLAHYNKRSTITSREIQTAVRLLLPGELAKHAVSEGTKAVTKYTSAK from the coding sequence ATGCCCGAGCCAGCCAAGTCCGCCCCAGCGCCCAAGAAGGGCTCCAAGAAAGCCGTCACCAAGGTTCAGAAGAAGGACGGCAAGAAGCGGAGGAAGAGCAGGAAGGAGAGCTATGCCATCTACGTCTACAAGGTGCTGAAGCAGGTCCACCCCGACACCGGCATCTCCTCCAAGGCCATGGGCATCATGAACTCCTTCGTCAACGACATCTTCGAGCGCATCGCAGGGGAAGCCTCCCGCCTGGCTCACTACAACAAGCGCTCCACCATCACCTCCCGGGAGATCCAGACCGCCGTGCGCCTGCTGCTGCCCGGAGAGCTGGCCAAGCACGCCGTCTCCGAGGGCACCAAGGCCGTCACCAAGTACACCAGCGCCAAGTGA